A genomic region of Gemmata massiliana contains the following coding sequences:
- a CDS encoding TIGR03066 family protein, producing MRTLLGLGIVLAVAFGTHAADEKKIDAMKLIGKWEPVKPKKGEELVMEFTKDGKLIVTGSMGEKALKIEGTYKLEGDKLSFVLKFMGDEIKQTVTITKLTDDELEGTDPANKTEAFKKVKPK from the coding sequence ATGCGGACGCTACTCGGACTCGGGATCGTGCTGGCGGTGGCCTTCGGCACGCACGCGGCGGACGAGAAGAAGATCGACGCGATGAAGCTCATCGGGAAGTGGGAACCGGTGAAGCCCAAGAAGGGCGAAGAACTGGTGATGGAATTCACCAAGGACGGCAAGTTGATCGTCACCGGCAGTATGGGGGAGAAGGCGCTGAAGATCGAAGGCACCTACAAGCTCGAAGGCGACAAGCTCTCGTTCGTGCTGAAATTCATGGGGGACGAGATCAAGCAGACGGTTACTATCACGAAGCTGACCGACGACGAACTGGAAGGCACGGACCCGGCCAACAAGACCGAGGCCTTTAAGAAAGTGAAGCCGAAGTAA
- a CDS encoding TIGR03066 family protein: MRGTVVGLVALWVGGSVWAAPVPKDRTEAEKVVGTWKMVLDSRGNTDTDVEVEFTQGGKMTIRQRIDKDTLSVYEGSYRVVGNELPYEVKQDSLVKKETLTIKKITADELVFVDPDGLKEEFVCVKKKVEPKKDDKK, translated from the coding sequence ATGCGCGGTACCGTCGTCGGTCTGGTCGCGTTGTGGGTCGGTGGCTCCGTGTGGGCCGCGCCCGTTCCGAAGGATCGCACGGAAGCCGAGAAGGTGGTCGGCACCTGGAAGATGGTGCTTGACTCGCGCGGGAACACGGACACCGACGTGGAGGTCGAGTTCACGCAGGGCGGGAAGATGACCATCCGCCAGCGGATCGATAAGGACACGTTGTCCGTGTACGAGGGCAGCTACCGCGTCGTCGGGAACGAACTACCCTACGAAGTGAAGCAAGACTCACTCGTCAAGAAAGAGACGCTCACCATCAAGAAGATCACCGCCGACGAACTGGTCTTCGTCGACCCGGACGGGTTGAAGGAAGAGTTCGTCTGCGTGAAGAAGAAAGTCGAACCGAAGAAGGACGACAAGAAGTAG
- a CDS encoding TIGR03066 family protein has protein sequence MRVLAALVAVLAFAGFAGAADEKIDAKKLIGKWEPAKPEKDAPKMVLEVADKGKFTLHVTIEGKTEKIEGTYKLEGNKLDIEMTFNGKTEKETVTILKLTDTEMVSKDGKGKEETMTRVKEKK, from the coding sequence ATGCGTGTCCTCGCCGCGTTGGTTGCGGTTCTCGCGTTCGCCGGGTTCGCCGGTGCCGCGGACGAAAAGATCGACGCCAAGAAGCTGATCGGGAAGTGGGAACCGGCGAAGCCCGAAAAAGACGCCCCGAAGATGGTGCTGGAAGTTGCCGATAAGGGCAAGTTCACGCTCCACGTGACCATCGAAGGGAAGACCGAGAAGATCGAGGGCACCTACAAGCTCGAAGGCAACAAACTGGATATCGAAATGACCTTCAACGGTAAGACCGAGAAGGAAACGGTCACGATCCTCAAGCTCACCGACACGGAAATGGTGAGCAAGGACGGGAAGGGCAAGGAAGAAACGATGACCCGGGTGAAGGAAAAGAAGTAA